A single window of Chloracidobacterium sp. DNA harbors:
- a CDS encoding trypsin-like peptidase domain-containing protein, which produces MKIHLLASLLLFGYFSTFPQTRDSKLDASAIFERSAKSVVVVFCGNAEGKFVQGSGVILRADGVIATNFHVVGNAYTCRVKLSSGDVYDDVSILQTDERKDIAIIQIRGMNLPALTMADSDQVKVGSTVYAVGAPLGLEGSITSGLISSIRPVNEMFSWAEGFRVMQISTPVTHGSSGCPVLNEKGEVIGLVFAARVEGQNLNAAIPINYVHPLVSTSVAATALKQFPKAVPTNVTATPKVINESINGLAGVYSGNWASENFPSSGSLVITISVKDQLATVNAVFTGSEVLNQEEFVAKFTSIGSGVLKMEYVGKTTGITGTGILNDGRFSGDYKFDPDSGKWSLALKGMPDAPIVVTAPPTAPSKGVSTKDDYEYGSLSELRGIKKIYIQTGIETSYREQIIRALEKTGLNLQILASEENAECVIIFRNELINEPWFSGSAAIVEKSLGQGMVILVGKGQQRHKLLYKFRETKDSWFEGKPIGKFAKIVAAGFKDANR; this is translated from the coding sequence ATGAAAATTCACCTTTTGGCGAGTCTGCTTCTATTCGGCTATTTCTCAACGTTCCCGCAGACACGGGATTCGAAACTCGATGCAAGTGCGATCTTCGAACGGTCCGCAAAGTCTGTGGTCGTCGTATTCTGTGGAAACGCAGAAGGCAAATTCGTCCAAGGAAGTGGGGTTATCCTACGCGCGGATGGCGTCATAGCCACAAATTTTCATGTCGTTGGCAATGCTTACACCTGCCGAGTAAAGCTCTCTAGTGGGGATGTGTATGACGATGTTTCAATCCTACAAACCGACGAGCGTAAAGACATTGCCATCATACAAATCAGGGGTATGAACTTGCCGGCACTCACAATGGCGGACTCTGACCAAGTGAAGGTAGGGTCAACTGTTTATGCGGTTGGGGCACCTCTGGGTTTGGAAGGATCGATAACGTCTGGCCTCATCAGTTCTATACGCCCAGTCAATGAGATGTTTTCATGGGCTGAGGGGTTTCGAGTCATGCAGATCAGTACGCCGGTCACACACGGGAGTAGCGGTTGCCCGGTTCTTAACGAAAAAGGCGAGGTCATCGGGTTAGTATTTGCAGCACGCGTCGAAGGGCAAAACCTTAACGCCGCCATCCCTATAAATTATGTACATCCGCTTGTTAGTACGAGTGTCGCCGCGACTGCGTTAAAACAGTTTCCAAAAGCCGTTCCCACCAACGTCACCGCGACACCAAAGGTTATAAATGAGAGTATTAACGGTCTCGCCGGTGTGTATTCCGGTAATTGGGCAAGCGAAAACTTTCCCAGCTCGGGCTCCCTTGTGATCACCATTTCGGTCAAAGACCAACTCGCAACGGTTAACGCTGTCTTCACAGGTAGTGAGGTCCTTAACCAGGAGGAGTTCGTGGCCAAGTTTACGTCCATAGGCAGTGGGGTCTTGAAAATGGAATACGTTGGTAAAACGACTGGAATTACTGGAACCGGAATTCTGAATGACGGAAGATTTAGCGGTGATTACAAATTCGACCCAGATTCTGGTAAATGGTCATTAGCACTCAAAGGGATGCCGGATGCACCCATCGTCGTCACGGCACCACCCACGGCACCGTCAAAGGGCGTTTCAACGAAAGACGATTACGAATATGGAAGCCTCTCCGAACTTCGCGGTATCAAGAAAATCTACATACAGACCGGTATCGAAACGTCATATCGAGAACAGATCATTAGGGCGCTTGAGAAAACGGGTCTAAACCTTCAGATCCTAGCTTCTGAGGAAAATGCCGAATGCGTTATCATCTTTCGCAATGAATTGATTAATGAACCTTGGTTCAGCGGAAGCGCAGCGATAGTAGAAAAGAGTCTCGGGCAGGGAATGGTTATTCTTGTGGGCAAGGGTCAGCAACGGCACAAGTTGCTATACAAATTCCGGGAGACGAAGGACAGTTGGTTTGAAGGAAAACCAATTGGAAAGTTTGCGAAGATTGTCGCAGCGGGGTTTAAGGATGCAAACCGCTAA
- a CDS encoding STAS domain-containing protein — protein sequence MITENGVETAFSAADDKAVVLAGDYLNKLSGEAIERECKTKLESGVKELVVDFSQTEIINSIGISILLGVIDTAANSGAKVVFSDLNEESAELFEMLGLTKHVEVVKS from the coding sequence GTGATCACTGAAAACGGTGTGGAAACGGCATTTTCGGCGGCTGATGACAAGGCTGTGGTGCTCGCGGGCGACTATTTGAACAAGCTCTCGGGCGAGGCTATCGAGCGTGAGTGCAAGACCAAGCTCGAATCCGGCGTAAAGGAGTTGGTCGTCGATTTTTCGCAGACCGAGATCATCAACAGTATCGGCATCTCGATCCTGCTCGGCGTGATCGACACGGCCGCCAATTCCGGTGCAAAGGTAGTTTTCTCGGACTTGAACGAAGAATCGGCGGAGCTTTTTGAAATGCTCGGCCTGACCAAGCATGTGGAAGTCGTGAAGTCGTGA
- a CDS encoding four helix bundle protein, whose product MRSHEKLDVWKRSIDLVVFVYRLTENFPSEEKFGLTSQIRRAAVSIPANIAEGAARETDKDFGRFLTIAQGSASEVETELLIANRLGFLSTKDFDEAMASLDGIGRMITGLSKHLKRKSTT is encoded by the coding sequence ATGCGTTCTCACGAAAAACTGGATGTTTGGAAAAGGTCCATCGATCTGGTTGTGTTTGTCTATCGGTTGACGGAGAATTTTCCGTCGGAAGAGAAATTTGGATTGACGTCTCAGATCCGGCGGGCAGCGGTATCGATACCGGCAAATATTGCGGAAGGCGCGGCCCGCGAAACAGACAAGGATTTCGGACGATTTTTGACGATCGCCCAGGGTTCGGCCAGTGAGGTCGAGACCGAGTTACTGATCGCAAATCGACTTGGGTTTTTGTCAACCAAAGACTTTGACGAAGCGATGGCCTCACTTGATGGCATTGGCCGAATGATAACAGGCCTGTCGAAACACCTTAAACGAAAATCGACAACTTGA
- a CDS encoding HD domain-containing protein: protein MIEQRTKLIHAFGALADLGQEVANKNNFQETIRTALHLISGSLAIMRGGVARYSRFGHELNMLAVRGLGDDFPLSLSLCLEDERQFLANGLNPIETAAARVLPFFQVYDRSFESRRIELFVPLVIRDEIVGAVFLGEKATGEAYTSYEKEIICAMGRHIGVAISQRNLMAEIERHSEENRRLFEGLRTTYNDTVKAFAAAIDCKDKYTEGHSVRVGRYSEIIAAELDWSPDQVEGAATAGYLHDVGKLTVERKIINAPYRINAKESAELNKHPSVGFEILQPIHHPYTDVPLAAKYHHERLDGRGYPDGLYDREIPYIAKIVNLGDSFDAMTTDRPYKARRPANDVVEDLRRNAGKQFAPELVTAFLRGMLKELTGESKDKRFRRMLGREYMEAEGIVPTLRNTLNEMQPTTTLTYIATDIATDQP from the coding sequence ATGATCGAACAACGAACAAAACTGATCCACGCATTTGGGGCTTTGGCGGACCTTGGGCAGGAAGTTGCGAATAAGAACAACTTTCAGGAAACGATCCGAACGGCACTGCACCTGATATCGGGTTCGCTGGCGATAATGCGCGGCGGGGTGGCGAGGTATTCGCGATTCGGCCACGAACTGAATATGCTCGCCGTGCGCGGCTTGGGCGATGATTTTCCGCTCAGTCTGTCGCTCTGTCTGGAGGACGAACGCCAGTTTTTGGCGAACGGCCTGAACCCGATCGAAACGGCGGCGGCGAGGGTTTTGCCGTTCTTTCAGGTCTATGACCGCAGTTTTGAAAGCCGTCGGATCGAGCTTTTTGTCCCGCTCGTGATCCGTGATGAGATCGTCGGAGCAGTATTCCTGGGCGAAAAAGCGACCGGCGAAGCATATACCTCGTACGAAAAAGAGATCATCTGCGCGATGGGCCGCCACATCGGCGTCGCCATCTCACAGCGAAATCTGATGGCCGAGATCGAGCGTCATTCCGAGGAGAACCGACGACTCTTTGAAGGCTTGCGGACGACCTATAATGACACGGTCAAGGCCTTTGCCGCCGCGATCGACTGTAAGGACAAGTACACCGAGGGCCATTCCGTGCGGGTCGGCCGATACTCTGAGATCATCGCCGCTGAGCTTGATTGGTCGCCCGATCAGGTCGAGGGTGCGGCGACCGCCGGCTATCTGCACGACGTCGGTAAACTGACCGTCGAGCGCAAGATCATCAACGCTCCATATCGCATCAACGCAAAGGAATCCGCCGAGTTGAACAAGCATCCGTCGGTCGGCTTTGAGATCCTGCAGCCGATACATCACCCGTACACTGACGTTCCGCTGGCGGCAAAATACCATCACGAACGCCTCGACGGCCGCGGTTACCCCGACGGACTCTACGACCGCGAGATACCGTATATCGCCAAGATCGTGAATCTCGGAGATTCCTTCGACGCGATGACGACCGACCGACCTTACAAGGCACGCCGTCCGGCCAACGATGTGGTCGAGGACCTAAGGCGCAACGCCGGTAAGCAGTTTGCACCCGAGCTAGTAACGGCTTTCCTGCGAGGAATGTTAAAAGAGCTGACCGGTGAGAGCAAGGACAAGCGTTTTCGCCGAATGCTCGGCCGCGAATATATGGAGGCTGAGGGCATCGTCCCGACGCTCCGCAATACGCTCAACGAAATGCAGCCAACGACGACGCTGACCTATATCGCCACGGATATCGCAACCGATCAGCCGTAA